The DNA sequence GATCCAGATCAAGGGCCTGATCCTCACAGAAATCAGTCAGTGAGGAATTGGTGACCCGCAGCCGCGCATTGACGATGCTGTACAGAATGTTCGGATCCATGGTTTGAAAGTTTTTCAGATCCATATTTATTCACCTTCCGATCCCGTTTTTTAATTTCAGTATATTATAATATTCATTGATAGCAAAAGTATGGAGGAAAATTCATGTTAAGTTTTCAAAAAACCCGCATCGGTGCCCTGGAACTGAGAAACCGCATTGTGATGGCCCCCATGTGTATGAACAGTGCCGATGAAGAGGGTCATGTCAGGAATTTCCATGTCATCCATTATGGCAACGCAGCCATTGGGGGACTGGGGCTGATTCTGGTGGAAGCGACTGCGGTAACGCCGGAAGGCCGCATACTGGGACATGATCTGGGGATCTGGAATGATTCACATCTGCCGGGTCATCAGAAAATCGTGGAAGTTGCGCATGAATTTGGTGCGAAGATCGGAATTCAACTTGCGCATGCCGGCCGCAAATGTGCCATTCCCGGCATGAAAATTCTGGCTCCTTCCGCCATCGCCTTTGATGAGACGTATGAGCTTCCGACCGCCCTGGATCAGGCCGGGATCAGCCGAATCCGGGCAGCGTTCACCGACGGAGCCCTTCGGGCGGTGGAAGCAGGCTATGATCTCATCGAAATCCATGCGGCTCACGGCTACCTGCTTCATGAATTCCTCTCCCCATTGTCCAATCATCGAACCGATGAATACGGCGGATCCCGGGAGAATCGGGCAAGGCTCCTGATGGAAGTGATCGGGGATATCCGGGAAGTCATTCCGCGGGAGATGCCTCTGATTGTCCGGATCTCCGCCACGGATTATTATGAAGGCGGCATTTATCTGGAAGAAATGGTGGAGCTGGTAAATCTGTTCAAGCCATTGATCGATATGGTTCATGTGTCTTCCGGAGCCCTGGTTGCCCAGGCGAAGGTCAGCTCCTACCCCGGCTACCAGGTGCCGCTTTCCGAAGCCATCCGGTCCCGGTGCGGAGTTCCCACCATCGCGGTGGGGCTGATCACGAAAATGGAGCAGATTGAGGAGATTTTGAACAGCGGCCGGGCCGATCTGGTTTCCCTGGGACGAGTTCTGCTGCGGCATCCTTATTTCCTTTTGAATAAAGCAGAAGGCGAAGTGGAGATCCCGTATGCCATCCAGCGGGGATTTCCCTTCCTGCGCAAGCGAAAATAGGCCGATGGACTTGGGCTGGCTATGATCGGGAATTTTGAGAAAGACCAGCGGGGGTCAACGAACCCCGTCCATGAGATGCCTTACCCCGAAACAGGGAATAAAAGCGAAAGGAGCATCCAATGATCAGTCTGACATATGCGGATATTGCCATTCGTCTGGGTGTGGCCATCCTGACCGGCGGCATGGTGGGATACGAGCGGGAAAAGAAGGGACGGGATGCTGGGTTTCGCACCCATATCCTTGTGGCTGTAGGTGCTTGTCTGTTCGCTCTGATTGAACTGGAAACGGCTATTGCGGTGTTGAAAATCGTCGGCACGCAGGAGGGGGCCTCCCAGGTCCTGAACTTCAGTGTGCACCGGCTGACTGCCCAGGTGGTCAGCGGCATCGGTTTTCTGGGGGCCGGGACGATCATGCTGACCAAGCGAAGCATCAAGGGCCTCACCACGGCTGCCTCCATCTGGGTCTGCGCGGCCCTGGGCATTGCCTCCGGCATGGGGTACTACGTCATCGCTGGGGCCGGCGCTCTGGTCATACTGCTCACCCTGGTTGTGGTCAAACGGATTTTTTCATTCCCCCACATGAAAAAGCTCACCATTGCCTTTGATGGCTCCGATGAGCTGATGAAACAGGTGGAGAACCTGCTCCGGCAGAGCAATGTAAGAATCCTGGGAACCGACACCAAGATTAAGCTGGAAGAGGAAACTGCCGAGTATCTGGTTGAGTACCATATCGATGCCCGTCACATAGCGGATTGCGCAGAATTTCTTCACTCCGTCCATTCCATGGGACCATTCCGGAGGGTTCTGCTTCAGGATCTGGGGGATGATTTTTAGCAGTCAATTCAGGTTCGCTTCGATTGAGGCCGAACCGTCTGATATGAAAGAATAAACCACCGTCCATCGGCCGGGTTGTCGTCAGGGGCTTGTACAGAGCCTGAATCTGGCGGCGACCGGTCTGGGGCGGTGGTTTTTGCTTTATTCGGATTCGTGCTCTGCGAATGTCTCATCCGACGGATCATCCAGATCATTGAGATATCGGTACAGGGCCGGAGCATAGTTCAGCTTAAGGATCAGATTCAGAATTTCAGCCTCCGCCCGATCACTCCGTCGGCCGGTCCGACTGGCCCGGATCATCAGGTTCTTCGGAGTTTCCAGAGGTGAGATATACTCCATAATGGTGGTGTCGTAGCCTTCCTGTTCGAGAAGCAGACAGCGAACACCGTCGGTGAGGACATCGGCCAGGCGGCGCTTGAGGATTCCGTGCTTCAGCATGGATTCAAACGGCTCATAGCTGAACTTGCGATTCATTTCAGCATGGCAGCAGGGAACGGCGATGATCAGATCCGCCTTGTTGCGGATTCCGAAGTTCAGTGCCAGATCCGTGGCGGTATCGCAGGCATGGAGGCTCATCACGATGTCGGGCCGCTGTCTGGTTGTCAGCGTTCGGATATCCCCCTGGATAAAGGTCATGTTGCGATAACCAAGGCGATCAGCCATTTGGCGCGATGTTTCAATCACTTTTTCTGAAATGTCGATGCCGGTGAAGGTGGTTTTGATTTTCATGACCTCGGTCATGTAGTAATTCAGGACAAAGGACAGGTAGGATTTGCCGCAGCCGCAGTCGACGACATGGACCGTGTGCTTGGCATTGCGGAATTTCTCCAGATCCTTCTGCAGAATCTCCACATAGTGGTCGATCTGACTGTATTTGCGAATTTTGTCATTGCGCAGTTTCCCGTCCTGGGTCAGGATGTCGAGTTCTGTCAGCAGAGCCCGGGCTTTCTGATGGTTGATCAGATAGGTTCGGTTCAGCAACGGGGAGGTTTCCGGAAGTTTCGCCGGCTCAGCAGTGATTTCACGGTTCTTGACCCGTACATCCCGGTCGTCGGCTTCTATCTCCATGACCGATCCGCGTTCCTCGTAGATCAGCTTCAGGGAATCATAAGCCGGAGCCTCGGCCAGAACGCGATCCAGGATGGCTTTCATCCCCAGGGTTTCGGCGGCTCCCTTGAAATGGTAGCGCAGACCATCCCGGGCTTCGACTCTGCCGGGGAAGGATTTCAGTCCGGATTTAAAGGAAAACCGGATCTCTTTAAAGAGGGCTTCGTTTTCCGCATAGCGGGTGACGAGCCCGGAAAAAAACAGGTTCAGTTTCTGGATGGTTTTTTGATTCATTTTTTATTCTTTCCCGGCTGATTGCGCGGATCAAATTTAGCATAGCCGGCCGCGAAGTCGCTGGCAGTGATTTTTCCTGCCAGTTCGGCTATCAGGTCATAGGGGATGTGCTCTGGTTTTTTAAAGCGCAGGCAGCTTTTGCCTGCATCCAGTTTTCGGCCGTAACGAGTTTCATACTCTGACCGAAACCATTCCATCAGTTCGTCCTCTTCACCATAAATCCCCATATGGTAAACGGCGTAAAAGTTTTTTTGAGCGGCGATGCCCATAAAAGGAAGCGGTACTCCCGGAGTGCAGTGATATCCTCCCGGGTAGACCGACAGCGGGACAACCCAGCCCATCATGCCATATTGCATCATTTCCTCAAAATCATCCGGAATATGTTCCGCAATCACCTGACGCAGCTTCATCATGACGATCTGGCGCTCCGGCGGCAATTCGGCAATGTACTGATCAGGAGTAACAGCCTGGCTGATCATTTTCATCTCTCCTTATTTTTTTATAGATTCAGAACGGATCGGCAGAGGCAGGATTTTCTGATTATGCAGCGATCCTGAAAAGAGCCCCTGGATAAGTGTCCGTGGAACAGGCTTTCAGCCCAATGGAGGGCGGGGGCCGCGGGATCAAGAGTGAGCCTCCGGCTATTGCGGGCAGGAGTCAGGGATCCTTCGGTACTTCCATTATATCTGAATCAGTCGGTCAGACCTATTGGAGATTGGGTGAAGTTCGTGATAACATTTTAAGAACAGGATCAGACCGTGAAATCAATGGATTCTGAGGAAGGCGAAGTCATGACACTGGTACATATTGAGGAACAACAGCATTCACAGGGACGGGAATATGTGATTTCAGACAAAAACAGAATACAGTTTGCCCGTTTCTTTATTTTGGAAGCAGATAAAAAACGCAAGCACGTCCTGCTTCGGCTGCGTTTTCAGCGCATGGCCGATGATGAGGAAATGACGGAGCTGCTGACCAAGATCTATTCGGCATTCACCAAGCGGGGGGATTATTTCAAGATCTCCATCATCACATCGGATGATATCAATGTCCGCCCCTTTTCCCGGCTCGGATTCATGCTGGAAGGCGTCCTGCAGGATCACGTTTACCGCGACGCGGAAATCCGGGATGAGTACGTGTTCGGCGTGACAGCCCTAAGGTTTCGGCTGGTCAGACAGCCCAAGCTGCTGGAGGTGCCGGGCGAACGGATCTGCCTGAAACTGGTCGGACCGGAGGATGCTCAGCTCTACCTCGATTATTATCGCAAAAACAAGGAGTTTCTGGCGGATTTTGAACCCTATAAGGAGGATAGTTTTTTCACTCTGGAAGGGCAGAAGCAGGAACTCACGGAACGGTATCTCCAGTATCTGAATGGCAGCACCATAAATTTCGGAATCTTTCAGCGAATGGAACTCATCGGCAAAATCCGACTGTCCAACATCATACCGGGGTCCTTCAAATGCGCGACGATTGGCTATGCGCTGTCCCATGACCGGCAGAACCAGGGGTTCATGAGCGAAGCGGTTGGCCTGATCTGCCAGTATGCCTTTACGGAAATGGGGCTGCACCGGCTGGAAGCATCGACGCTTCTGGATAATGTCAGGTCGCAGCATGTTCTGCTTAATAATGGCTTTGAGCTGTTGGGATTGAATCCGAAATACCTTCAGATCAACGGGAAGTGGCAGGATCATTATACATACTATCTGCTCAGGGAAAACTGGGAGAAGCTCTGCCCGGCGAATGCTGAACTCAACGCAAGGCAGCGCTGATCCGGCGGACCTGCTCGGGATTCCAAAGCGCTGAAGCTCATCAAAAGAGAACTCATATAGGAAAGGATGAGATAGGAGGTAATCCGAACCAGATGAGATTAAGCCATGGTTTTGTGCAGTGCCTGTCCGGTGCTGCAGGAGGACAGCGAACTCTGAAAAGGTGAAGGGGCTCCTGTGATATAATGAATCGAGAAACAGGATCAGAATCCAAACGATCCAATCGATACGAAAATACGAAAACATACAATCGAAAGATGGAGGAACCAAATGACCTACAACGGCATGATTATATTCGGTGAAATGGGATCAGGCAAAGATACGCTGGCGGACCGGATTATTGAGGCGGACGGACGTTTTAAGAAATACGGACTGGGCGATATTATTCGACTCATTAAAAAGGTCAGTACCGTGGATCCTGCCTGGTTTGGCAACGAGAGAACCTTCATGCAGCTGGCTGCCGATAAGCTGAGAGAAATTGACATGGATATCCTGAATCATTTTGCTTTGGCAAAAATGCTGGAAGAAAATCTTGGGGACTTCACGTTGACCAAAGAAGCCTACCGGGAGGATCTCAACCGACTATTTGAAAAAATATTGCGTGACCATAATGTAATCCCCATGATTGTCGGCGGCAGAACCTGGAAAGATTATGATTACTGGACTGGCCGCGGGTTCCTGGCAGTGGGCATCGAAGTGGATGCTCACAAGCGGATGGAGCGTCTGGTGCTGCGTGATGGCCAGGAAGTAGCGGAGAAATCGGACAGCACACATAATACAGAAAAGGATGTCCGGGAAATTATTGAACGCTGCGAATTGAAAGTCGACAATAATGGTTCATTGGAAGATCTGGACCGGGAAGTGAAACGCGTCACCCAGTATTTTTTTAAAGCCTGATGACCATGGCCGCGAAATCCAGCGACCGGCAATAACAGAGCAATCGGATGTTACAAAGCAGTTAACTTCACAACAAGTTAACCGCATGACCGCATCATGGTATGTTCTAAGAACCTCATAATCGATTAAGTGCTATAAGGCATACACAGCTAACAGGACATTACCAGCACATAAGACATATATAGCATTAAGGACATTACAGGCATGTAAGTCATTCAGGCATTACAGTCCTATATGCCCTATATGGCATATAGGGCAAAAAAGGCGTTTGCGGTGATAGGATCTGAATGCCTGAAACCGATCGGTACAGTTTTTAAAAGCTTGACCCGGGAGTCGAAAGACTCCCGGGTTTTTATGCCCATAATTCTAATATTTCTATATTGTATGGGGATTATAGGGGGAAGGAATTCGGATTCCGGAGGTAAGTCGAGTTATCAGTACAAACAGAATTGAATGAAAAAACCTCGGGTTAAACATTTTTTTGCAAATCTGTGTTATAATTTCGGATTGTGTGACTAAGAGAAAAGGAAGATTGAAATGATTACTGTAAATAATGTCTCTTTACGTTATGGAGGGCGAAAGCTCTTTGATGATGTCAATTTAAAATTCACCCCTGGAAACTGCTATGGTGTCATTGGAGCCAACGGTGCGGGGAAATCGACGTTTCTGAAGATTCTGTCCGGGGAGCTGGAGCCGAATACCGGTGAAGTCAGTCTGGGAAGCGGCATGCGGATGTCCGTGCTGAAGCAGGATCATCATGAGTTCGACCAGAACCGGGTGCTGGAAACCGTAATCCGCGGCAATGAAAAATTATATGCCATCATGGTGGAGAAGGATGAAATTTACGCAAAACCTGATTTCACCGATGAAGACGGCATGAGAGCGGCTGTCCTGGAGGGGGAGTTCGCTGATATGAACGGCTGGGAAGCGGAGGCAGAAGCTTCACTGCTGCTCCAGGGACTTGGTGTTGATACAGGCCTGCATGACAAGCTGCTCAGCGAGCTGGAGGATGATCAAAAGGTCAAAGTCCTTCTGGCCCAGGCTTTGTTCGGGAAACCCGGCATTCTGATCCTCGATGAGCCAACCAATAACCTGGATGTCCGGGCGATTACCTGGCTGGAAAACTTTTTGGCTGAGTTCGAAGGAACGGTGATTGTCGTTTCCCATGACCGGCATTTCCTCAATATGGTCTGTACCCATATCTGTGATGTAGATTTCGGTAAAATCAAAAT is a window from the Clostridiaceae bacterium HFYG-1003 genome containing:
- a CDS encoding DUF4250 domain-containing protein, yielding MDLKNFQTMDPNILYSIVNARLRVTNSSLTDFCEDQALDLDQFSRYMEQQGFFYHPETNQFR
- a CDS encoding NADH:flavin oxidoreductase/NADH oxidase, translating into MLSFQKTRIGALELRNRIVMAPMCMNSADEEGHVRNFHVIHYGNAAIGGLGLILVEATAVTPEGRILGHDLGIWNDSHLPGHQKIVEVAHEFGAKIGIQLAHAGRKCAIPGMKILAPSAIAFDETYELPTALDQAGISRIRAAFTDGALRAVEAGYDLIEIHAAHGYLLHEFLSPLSNHRTDEYGGSRENRARLLMEVIGDIREVIPREMPLIVRISATDYYEGGIYLEEMVELVNLFKPLIDMVHVSSGALVAQAKVSSYPGYQVPLSEAIRSRCGVPTIAVGLITKMEQIEEILNSGRADLVSLGRVLLRHPYFLLNKAEGEVEIPYAIQRGFPFLRKRK
- a CDS encoding MgtC/SapB family protein, encoding MISLTYADIAIRLGVAILTGGMVGYEREKKGRDAGFRTHILVAVGACLFALIELETAIAVLKIVGTQEGASQVLNFSVHRLTAQVVSGIGFLGAGTIMLTKRSIKGLTTAASIWVCAALGIASGMGYYVIAGAGALVILLTLVVVKRIFSFPHMKKLTIAFDGSDELMKQVENLLRQSNVRILGTDTKIKLEEETAEYLVEYHIDARHIADCAEFLHSVHSMGPFRRVLLQDLGDDF
- a CDS encoding SAM-dependent methyltransferase: MNQKTIQKLNLFFSGLVTRYAENEALFKEIRFSFKSGLKSFPGRVEARDGLRYHFKGAAETLGMKAILDRVLAEAPAYDSLKLIYEERGSVMEIEADDRDVRVKNREITAEPAKLPETSPLLNRTYLINHQKARALLTELDILTQDGKLRNDKIRKYSQIDHYVEILQKDLEKFRNAKHTVHVVDCGCGKSYLSFVLNYYMTEVMKIKTTFTGIDISEKVIETSRQMADRLGYRNMTFIQGDIRTLTTRQRPDIVMSLHACDTATDLALNFGIRNKADLIIAVPCCHAEMNRKFSYEPFESMLKHGILKRRLADVLTDGVRCLLLEQEGYDTTIMEYISPLETPKNLMIRASRTGRRSDRAEAEILNLILKLNYAPALYRYLNDLDDPSDETFAEHESE
- a CDS encoding DUF1801 domain-containing protein produces the protein MISQAVTPDQYIAELPPERQIVMMKLRQVIAEHIPDDFEEMMQYGMMGWVVPLSVYPGGYHCTPGVPLPFMGIAAQKNFYAVYHMGIYGEEDELMEWFRSEYETRYGRKLDAGKSCLRFKKPEHIPYDLIAELAGKITASDFAAGYAKFDPRNQPGKNKK
- a CDS encoding GNAT family N-acetyltransferase; translated protein: MTLVHIEEQQHSQGREYVISDKNRIQFARFFILEADKKRKHVLLRLRFQRMADDEEMTELLTKIYSAFTKRGDYFKISIITSDDINVRPFSRLGFMLEGVLQDHVYRDAEIRDEYVFGVTALRFRLVRQPKLLEVPGERICLKLVGPEDAQLYLDYYRKNKEFLADFEPYKEDSFFTLEGQKQELTERYLQYLNGSTINFGIFQRMELIGKIRLSNIIPGSFKCATIGYALSHDRQNQGFMSEAVGLICQYAFTEMGLHRLEASTLLDNVRSQHVLLNNGFELLGLNPKYLQINGKWQDHYTYYLLRENWEKLCPANAELNARQR